One Rhabdothermincola sediminis DNA window includes the following coding sequences:
- a CDS encoding 30S ribosomal protein bS22 → MGSLIKKRRKRMRKKKHKKMLKRTRFQRRAAGK, encoded by the coding sequence ATGGGCTCACTGATCAAGAAGCGGCGCAAGCGGATGCGCAAGAAGAAGCACAAGAAGATGCTGAAGCGCACGCGGTTCCAGCGCCGCGCCGCCGGCAAGTAG
- a CDS encoding 4-(cytidine 5'-diphospho)-2-C-methyl-D-erythritol kinase encodes MASEIVLAAPAKLTLSLRITGIRTDGYHLIDAEMVSLDLCDTLTLTDGDGLEVVAPDGVVVPGDDGNLVRQAQRLAGLRAHVRLDKRIPAGAGLGGGSSDAAAILRAAGFDDLEAAARIGADVPFCLVGGRARVRGIGELVEPLPFVDRCFTLLIPPFGCSTVEVYRAWDRLGGPVGEHGNDLEPAALAVEPRLAEWRDRLRNATGQRPRLAGSGSTWFVEGEHPVEGGLVVRTLAAQRVPS; translated from the coding sequence GTGGCCTCGGAGATCGTCCTCGCCGCCCCGGCGAAGCTCACCCTCTCGTTGCGCATCACGGGGATCCGCACCGACGGATACCACCTGATCGACGCGGAGATGGTGAGCCTCGACCTGTGCGACACCCTCACGCTCACCGACGGCGACGGCCTGGAGGTGGTGGCGCCGGATGGTGTGGTGGTGCCCGGCGACGACGGCAACCTGGTGCGGCAGGCCCAGCGCCTCGCCGGTCTGCGGGCCCACGTCCGGCTCGACAAGCGCATACCGGCCGGCGCGGGTCTCGGTGGCGGCTCGAGCGATGCCGCGGCCATCCTGCGCGCCGCGGGCTTCGATGACCTGGAGGCTGCGGCCCGCATCGGGGCCGACGTGCCGTTCTGTCTGGTCGGCGGGCGGGCCCGGGTGCGGGGCATCGGCGAGCTGGTCGAGCCGCTCCCGTTCGTGGACCGGTGCTTCACGCTGCTGATCCCGCCGTTCGGGTGCTCGACGGTCGAGGTCTACCGGGCGTGGGACCGCCTCGGGGGACCGGTCGGCGAGCACGGCAACGACCTCGAGCCCGCGGCGCTCGCGGTGGAGCCGCGGCTCGCCGAGTGGCGCGACCGGCTCAGGAATGCGACGGGGCAGCGACCCCGGCTGGCGGGCAGCGGCTCGACCTGGTTCGTCGAAGGCGAGCACCCGGTGGAGGGTGGGCTGGTCGTTCGCACCCTCGCTGCGCAGCGGGTGCCGAGCTGA
- the rsmA gene encoding 16S rRNA (adenine(1518)-N(6)/adenine(1519)-N(6))-dimethyltransferase RsmA, giving the protein MGWRLLSRRRIGELLTTHGLRPSRALGQNFVADPNTVRRIARLAEVGEDDAVVEIGAGLGSLTLALAETGASVTAVEVDRHLLPVLREQVEAAGVRVVEGDARTLDWKRVLARRERWVLVANLPYNVATPLVLDLLDQVPQIQRMLVMVQREAGERLVAGPGDEAYGVPSLKVAYHAEAAIVGRVPSTVFVPQPRVESVLVRIVRRPRPAVESGPDLLFSLVRQAFGQRRKMLRRSLAGRVPADAFARAGIDPEARPEQLGIEAWGRLADAVAALG; this is encoded by the coding sequence CTGGGGTGGCGCCTGCTGAGCCGTCGCCGCATCGGCGAGCTGCTCACCACTCACGGCCTGCGTCCCAGCCGGGCCCTGGGCCAGAACTTCGTCGCGGATCCCAACACCGTGCGGCGCATCGCCCGGCTGGCCGAGGTGGGCGAGGACGATGCGGTCGTCGAGATCGGTGCCGGCCTGGGATCGCTCACCCTGGCGCTCGCCGAGACCGGCGCGTCGGTGACCGCGGTCGAGGTCGACCGGCACCTGCTACCCGTCCTGCGTGAGCAGGTCGAGGCCGCCGGCGTGCGGGTGGTGGAAGGCGACGCCCGCACACTCGACTGGAAGCGGGTGCTCGCCAGGCGCGAGCGATGGGTGTTGGTGGCCAACCTGCCCTACAACGTGGCCACCCCGTTGGTGCTCGATCTGCTGGACCAGGTGCCCCAGATCCAGCGGATGCTGGTGATGGTCCAGCGTGAAGCCGGCGAGCGCCTGGTGGCCGGGCCGGGTGACGAGGCGTACGGGGTCCCCTCGCTCAAGGTCGCGTACCACGCCGAGGCGGCCATCGTCGGCCGCGTGCCGTCCACGGTGTTCGTGCCCCAGCCGCGGGTGGAGTCGGTGCTGGTGCGGATCGTGCGCCGCCCGCGACCCGCGGTCGAGTCGGGTCCCGACCTGCTCTTCTCGCTGGTGCGCCAGGCCTTCGGGCAGCGTCGCAAGATGCTGCGGCGGTCGCTGGCGGGTCGGGTGCCGGCCGACGCGTTCGCCCGGGCGGGCATCGATCCCGAGGCTCGCCCCGAACAGCTCGGCATCGAGGCCTGGGGTCGGCTGGCCGATGCCGTCGCAGCCCTAGGGTGA